GCGCCCATTATCAAGAAGCGGGCTTACCGCAAAGCTTTCAAATAATAGATACCGATGATCAATACCGCTTAGTTAGACGCCTGCTTAAAGCGTTAAATTTAGATGAAAAGCATTGGCCGGCTAAGCAAGTGCAATGGTTTATTAATGGTCGTAAAGATGAAGGCCAACGGCCTAATATGATTGATGCTGCAGGTGACTTTAGCTTACAACAGATGCTAAAAATCTATACTGCTTATCAAGAAATGTGTGATCGCTCAGGCTTAGTCGATTTTGCTGAAATTTTACTGCGTAGCTTTGAGTTACTGCAAAATAACGCTGAAGTACGCCAGCATTATCAGCAACGCTTTCGGCATATTTTAGTCGACGAATTTCAAGATACCAACGCTATTCAATATAAGTGGTTAAAGCTACTAGCCGGTACTAACGCTAAAGTGATGATCGTCGGCGATGATGACCAATCTATCTATGGTTGGCGCGGCGCCCAAGTGGAAAACATCCAAACCTTCTTAACAGATTACTCTGACGTGGAAACCATTCGCTTAGAGCAAAACTATCGCTCAACTGCCACCATTTTAAAAGCTGCGAATGCGGTTATTGCCTATAATAGCGGCCGTTTAGGTAAAGACTTATGGACCGATGGTGCTGAGGGTGAAGCAATTTCTTTGTACACTGCCTTTAATGAGTTAGATGAATCTCGATTTATTGTTAGCCGGGTGCGTGATTGGCTGAAAAAAGGTGGCACCTTATCCGATAGCGCCATTTTATATCGCAATAATGCCCAGTCTCGAGTACTAGAAGAAGCCTTAATTCAAGAAGGCTTAAACTACCGTATTTATGGTGGCTTGCGCTTCTACGAGCGCCAAGAGATAAAAGATGCTTTAGCCTATTTACGCTTAATGAATAACCGACTAGACGATGCAGCATTAGAGCGCGTGGTTAACACCCCAGCCCGTGGTATAGGTGAGACAACTTTAAATAAAGTGCGTATTCATGCCCGTACCGAACAAATCACTATGTGGCAAAGTTTGCAGCAATTAATCAGTGAAAATCAATTATCTGGACGTGCCGCTAATGCTATTAGTAGCTTTATGCAATTAATAGAACAATTAGCTGACCTAACCGCAGAATTGCCATTACACGAGCAAGCCGATCATGCGATTAAAAAATCCGGCTTATATGCCATGTATCAAGCCGAGAAAGGCGAAAAAGCTGAAACTCGAATTGAAAACTTAAATGAATTGATCACGGCTTGCCAAAACTTTGATGTTGCGAATGATGTTGAGATGACGCCCCTAGCGGCTTTTTTATCTCAAGCCGCACTAGAAGCGGGTGAATATCAAGCTGAAGAAAATTCAGATGCGGTGCAATTAATGACATTGCATAGCGCCAAAGGCTTAGAGTTCCCGCAGGTTTTTATTTGTGGCTTAGAAGAAGGCATGTTTCCCAGCATGCAAAGCTCTGAAGATGCCACCCGACTCGAAGAAGAACGTCGCTTATGCTATGTCGGTATGACGCGGGCCATGCAAAAATTGTATTTATGTCATGCGGAAAGCCGCCGCTTATATGGCCAAGAACAACATAATCGACCGTCGCGTTTTTTACGCGAGATCCCGGCTGAATATATCGAGGAAATTCGCCTTAGTACTCAAGTTAGTAAACCAACCCCATTTAATCGCTTTAGTAACCAAGCTAGCCATGTTGCCTTTGAAAACACTGGTTTTAACCTAGGTCAACGCGTGCTGCATGCTAAGTTCGGCGAAGGTACTGTGCTTAATTATGAAGGCACCGGCGCCCAGTCCAGAATACAAGTTAACTTTGATCAGCTTGGCAGCAAGTGGTTAGTTACTGCCTACGCTCGCCTAGAAGCTGTAGGCTAATGTTCAACCAGCCGGTGTTTTCAACTTGGTTAGCACAAGCCGCCAATTTGCAAATACGGCTACCTATAGTTTGGCAGGGCCAGCAGCACACTCTGCTGGCCGCGACTAAACAATGGTTAGAAGCGAATACCGCGCTTAAGGTTTATTGGCTTGGCGCTGATGCCCCCCCTAGCGCAACTATGGTCTCGCAAGGCCGTAACTATCAGTTACTAGGCACCGAGTGCGATGTACTCATTATTAATGCCTTTAGTGGCTTTGCTGCAGACGCCGTAGCAGCAACCTCGGGTTGCGTTAAAGCGGGCGGATTATGGCTGGTATTGTGTCCGGAATTTAATATTTGGCAACAACAAGTAAATCCGGCTCATCAAAGCTTGTTGCCGTATCCTATTGATGCTAAGCAGCATCAGGGCTATTTTATTCCATTTTGGCTCAAGCAATTACAACAAGCGAATGTCATTATTGGTCATAATCAACAGCTTGTTCAGCCGTTGCAATGGCCTATCTTACCCAAGATAACTGACGTTTCCCCTCCCTTTGCTAGCCAAGATCAAGTTAAAGCCGTTCAAGCGATCCAGCGAGTATTAACCGGCCATCGGCGACGTCCATTAGTATTAACAGCCGATCGCGGTAGAGGCAAGTCAGCCGCCTTGGGTATCGCTGCAGCGCAACTAATTCAACATACTCGACAAGGCTTTATTATTACTGCACCGTCTCCGCAAGCTGCGGCTATTGCCCTGCAACACTTTCAGCAGCTAACACCTGTTAGCGAGCATAATTTACTGCGGTTTATGGCGATAGATGAATTACTAGCTCAAGTGCCTACTGCAGCATTAGTGTTTATTGATGAGGCCGCTGCTATACCAACACCGATACTGCAACAGTTGTTAGCCCGCTACAGTCGGCTGGTGTTCGCCACAACAGAGCACGGATATGAGGGCACGGGTAGAGGCTTTACTGTTCGCTTTCAACAGCATTTAACCCAGCAATGCCCCGGCTGGCAAAAACTACACATGCAGCAAGCTATTCGGTATCAACAGCATGACCCTTTAGAGCAATTAATATTTAACAGCTTTTTATTACAATCAACTACCCCCCAGTTTAACGCTGTAGCAGAGCAACGTTACGATATTAAATGCTATTCAGCCCAGGATTGGTTAAAGCAACCGGAAAAGTTACAGCAGGTTTTCAGTTTACTTAGCTTGGCTCATTATCAAACCCAAGTTAAAGATTTAGCCTCACTGTTAGATAACCCTCAGCTTAGCGTCATCACGCTTGAAACAACTGATAATGTACTCGCCTGTGCATTATTAAGTATAGAAGGCAATATAACCGGAGACCTAGCTCAGCAAATTTATTATGGCGAGCGGCGATTACAAGGCCATCTATTGGCCCAAAGCTTAGCTTTCCACTGCGCTCAGCCTGAGTTGGCAAGCCTAGCCCTACTAAGAGTCATGCGCATTGCTGTGCAGCCTGAACTACAACGCCAACAGTTGGGCAGTCAATTACTAGAACAGATCGATAACTATGCCAAGCAATTTGGCATGGCTTATGTTGGAACAAGTTATGGTGTCAGTATAGATTTATTGAAATTTTGGCAACAAGCAGGGTATTGTCCCGTTAGACTGGGGCAAACTGCAGATAAGGCCAGCTCTGAATACTCATTATTAATGCTAAAAGCCATCACCACGACATCTGAACATAGCCAAGAAATGGCACTGCAATTTCGTCAACAATTGCCTAGCTTAGTGGCTGAGCACTATCCGCTTCTGCCTGCCAAGTTAATCTTAGCTTTAGCCGTAACGAAGCAACAGCAGCCATTAACCGCACTAGAGTTAGAACAGTTATGGTTATTTAGCCAACAGAAGCGGCCTTATGAATTAATTAGCCACTTATTATTAAATTGGTTTAATCAGCATTTTACCAGCTTGCCTGAGCAGAGCGCCTTAACCCTCGCCGCTAAGCTTTGGCAACAACATAGCTGGCAGCAGATAAGTGAGCAATATATTATTTCCGGTAAGAAAGAGATATTAGCTGGCTGGCAACGGGACTTAGTTAAGCATACCAGTTTGTTTGCCGAGCATTTAATCGGTACAACTAAATAACACAATTTACAGGTATTTTTCTTAGCATTATTAATAACTTTACTTTTTATAATATTAAAGCTAGTGTGCGGGCATTTAGCGCTTTAAGTATCATTATATGCTTACGATTATTTCTTTAGCGGGCTTACTCGCTAGCCCTTTATATTCAGCCAATGGTTATTCGCCTTCTGAGCGCCGTACGTTACAAACGGCATTAGAAATGAGTTTACAATATGCCGAACTAAACCGTTTCCAGCAGTCATGTTTAGAACAACAACCTGGATCTGAGGTCGCAAAAACCTATCCCGTAATTCCAGTAGACATACAGCAACATAATCTGCTGCTACAACAAAAACTTAAAATGTCCGAACTGTCATCTATTGCATTAATTGACGGTAAAATGACGCGGTTTGTGCAGCGAAATATCCCTAAATTAACCGATTGCGAGAATAGCCAAAGTTATCAATCATTGCTTGATAACTACGAACTAAGCCATTTTTCGCTTGAGATTGCTACTGAATTGAAACAAGCTCCGCAATCTGCTGATGCTAATAACCAACGTTTAGCGGCAGCAAAAGTGACTGAAATACAACAGTTAATAGATCGAAGCCACTCCATTGCTTTAGTTACCGTTAGTGACAGAGAGTTATTAACTGTAATTGAGCAGGCTAATTATCTGCATCTTAACTATAACAATCGCTATATTTTTAAGGTTGAGCAAGGCTGGAAACACATTACCGCAACGTATATGGGTATGCACATAGCTGTAGATGACGATACTGTCGCCAGCACAGCAGCGGAATGGCTAATTTTTCTAGATCAAAATAAGCACTTTATTCAAGCAGTGAATAAAAATGATGCCGCATTACATTTACGATTATTAGCTAAGCCTGAGTGGAAGTTTGATAACAAGGGTAATTTAGTACGTTTAAACTAAATACAATCACTACTGGTTTAGAGAGGCTCCTTTATAGGGGCTTTTTTTATGGGTATTAGCATGGTGTCGCCCTGATCGAGGGGTTGACCTGCCGGAAGTCCAATGCAAAAAAGCCAGCTATTCTAGTGAGTAACGATTAATCATCATGAGCGGTGAACTACATTATTCCGGGCTGTCCTGCCCTGCACCCTTCGGGCCGCCGCGTACGGCGTTCAAAAATGTTCCTGACATTTTTGTCGCATGGGATCGCCCTGCTCGAGGGGTTGACCAACCAGTATTGCCAATACAAAAAAGGCCTANGCCTGTTTCACCGTGTTGCTTACCACCGTGAAGCGAGGCGGCCATTTTAGAGATTTAAGCCTGTGTGTCAAGCGTCTTTTTAAAAGATTTTTGACTCGCTGCTTAAACCGCTGAAGAGCTGCTGTACTGAGTAACTATACTTAGTAATAAGTAGGTTACTGTAAGCGTTTCCCCGTTGGCATGGCGCGCATTATAGGGAGTTTTAAACCATGCGCAAGCGCTTATGGCAGAAATATTACGATAGTTGAATCGTTCGCATAAACTTTCTACGATCCGCGCTTTTTTACATCATTTACTGCATAATATCTCTACATTGGAGGAGATTATGACGATACGAGCCTATAAAGGTATTTTACCAACTCTTGGTAAAGCAGTTTATGTAGATGAGTCTGCAGTATTAGTGGGTGATATAACATTAGCTGATGACGTTAGTATTTGGCCCTTAGTGGCTGCACGTGGCGATGTTAATATTATGCGCATTGGTGCTCGCACTAATATTCAAGATGGATGTGTTTTACATTTGTCTAGACCCAGCCCAGGTAAACCTGAAGGCTCAGCACTTATTATTGGTGAAGATGTGACGGTGGGCCATAAAGTAATGTTACATGGCTGTACTTTAGGTAATCGCATTCTAATTGGTATGGGTGCTATTGTTATGGATGACGTAATAGTAGAAGACGATGTGATTATTGGCGCTGGCAGCTTGGTACCGCCAGGTAAACGTTTGCAAGGTGGCTATTTGTATGTTGGCAGCCCGGCTAAACAAGCTCGGCCGTTAAATGAAGCTGAAATTGCTTTTCTCAGTGAGTCGGCTGCCAATTACGTAGTATTAAAAGATGAGTACCTGGCTGAAGCTTAAAGCCAAATTTCACCTGCACTATTATAAGCGTCGTTAGCTATTGCTTGTTCGGCGCTATCTTCCCAACTAAATGCCTGCTGTAACACTTGTTGTAATGCCAACTCTGGCGCCAGCCCTTCAGCCACGGCTATAAAACAATTAACTCTTAACCCTGATACTAAACAACTAAACATTACCGCTTGTTGTTCTGGATTGAACGTAAAATCATTATTAAAGATAAGTTGTTGATTCATCGTGCCAGCTGCTCCGATAACATGCTTAATACCGGCTCGACTTCCGGCCTTTTACCACGCCAAATATAGAACGATTCTGCAGCCTGCGCGACTAACATACCCAAGCCATCAGCTTGTAGGGGCACGCCACTTTGCTTAGCCCAACGTAAAAATGTTGTAGGTTCGGCACCATAAAGCATGTCATAGGCTAATAAACAGTGCTGTAAATGTTTCTCTGCAATTAATGGCCGTTCGCCCATTAAACCTGATGAAGTCGCATTAATCACAATGTTATAAGCAAGATCTGGGATCTGTGCTAAGTCTGCAGCTTGTACTTGCTGCTTAACCTCTTTATTGACAGTCTGATTAATCATATCCGCTATAGCCTGAGCTTTACTCAGTGTGCGATTAGCAATAACAATGTTTGCTACTCCCGCCTGTAATAGAGGAGCTATCACACCTCTAGTTGCACCACCCGCGCCAAGAATTAATACGGTACTTGCTGCTAGCTTTTGCTGTAACCGCCGTAAATCCATGACTAAACCGATACCGTCAGTATTATCGCCACATAGCTTGCCATACTTATCTATATATAGTGTATTGACGGCTTGTGCTTGTTTAGCCTGATCAGACAACTGCTCGGCTAACTGATAGGCCTGTTGTTTAAATGGTACAGTAATGTTAGCTCCTTTCCCCCCCGCGGCAACAAATTCGCGCCAGCTGTCGGCAAAGTTATCAACCGGTGCTAGAATAGCCTCGTATTGCAGCTGCTCACCTAATGCTTGAGCAAACTGTGTATGGATAAATGGCGACTTTGAGTGGCCTATCGGATTACCGAAAACTGCATAACGGTCCAAATTAGATGCCTATTAAGAAATTAATGAATAAGATTTTGAATAAAGTTAACACAAAAACTCCAGCCCATCCTACGCCAGAACAAACACCATACGCAATTATCGGTGGTGAACAGCAAGTTCGGCTGCTAGCTAATCGTTTTTACGACATTATGTCTACTGCACCTGAAGCAGCAGAGCTGTATGCTATCCACCCCTTACCTTTAGATACTATTCGGCAAAAATTTTATGAGTTTTTATCCGGTTGGTTAGGCGGGCCAGCGCTATTCGAGCAAAATTATGGCCACCCTCGGCTGCGCGCTCGGCATTTACCTTTTCAAGTCAATGAGCAGTTACGCGATCAATGGATGTTTTGTATGGATCAAGCATTAAACGAAGTGGTTGAACACAAACTGCTGCGCCAAGGCTTAAGCCAGTCTTTTGGTCAACTGGCTAGCCATATGATTAATTGTTAAGTTTTAGCCAATCTTGCGGCTGTAAATAGCGTTGATATAACAAAGCTTCAGCGCTTTCAGGCTCTGGTGTGTAAGCATATTCCCAGCGCACTAAAGGTGGCAGTGACATTAATATAGACTCTGTGCGGCCGCCACTTTGTAAGCCAAACAAGGTGCCTCGGTCATACACTAAGTTAAATTCAACATATCGACCACGACGATACAGCTGAAACTGACGTTCATTTTCACCGTAAGCGATATCTTTACGCTTACTAACTATTGGTAAATATGCGGGTAAAAACGCTTCACCGACTGACTGCATTAGGCCAAAGCTTTGCTCAAAACCAAGTTGATTTAAATCATCAAAAAATAAGCCGCCAACACCACGGGTTTCATCACGATGTTTTAAATAGAAGTATTCATCACACCATTTTTTATAATCCGGATAAAAATTTGCACCAAAAGGATCAACGGCACTCTTAGCCACTTGGTGCCAATGCACCACATCTTGTTCAAACGGATAAAAAGGGGTTAAATCAAAGCCACCACCAAACCACCAAATCGGTGCTATACCCGGTTTTTCGGCAATAAAAAACCGTACGTTAGCATGGGTAGTGGGAATATAAGGATTGTTGGGATGGATAACTAGCGATACACCGCAGGCATGAAAGCTACAGCCAGCAAGTTCAGGTCGATGCGCGGTTGCCGAAGGTGGCATATTAGCGCCATAAACATGCGAGTAATTTACGCCAGCTTGTTCAAACACTGTGCCACCGGTTAATACTCTGCTTTTACCACCACCACCACCTGGGCGCTGCCAGGCATCTTCAACAAACTTTGCACTGCCATCTGCCTGCTCTAATGCTTGGCAAATACTATCTTGTAGTTG
The sequence above is drawn from the Rheinheimera salexigens genome and encodes:
- a CDS encoding group II truncated hemoglobin, translated to MNKILNKVNTKTPAHPTPEQTPYAIIGGEQQVRLLANRFYDIMSTAPEAAELYAIHPLPLDTIRQKFYEFLSGWLGGPALFEQNYGHPRLRARHLPFQVNEQLRDQWMFCMDQALNEVVEHKLLRQGLSQSFGQLASHMINC
- a CDS encoding gamma carbonic anhydrase family protein, which encodes MTIRAYKGILPTLGKAVYVDESAVLVGDITLADDVSIWPLVAARGDVNIMRIGARTNIQDGCVLHLSRPSPGKPEGSALIIGEDVTVGHKVMLHGCTLGNRILIGMGAIVMDDVIVEDDVIIGAGSLVPPGKRLQGGYLYVGSPAKQARPLNEAEIAFLSESAANYVVLKDEYLAEA
- a CDS encoding DUF1488 family protein — encoded protein: MNQQLIFNNDFTFNPEQQAVMFSCLVSGLRVNCFIAVAEGLAPELALQQVLQQAFSWEDSAEQAIANDAYNSAGEIWL
- a CDS encoding tRNA(Met) cytidine acetyltransferase TmcA; amino-acid sequence: MFNQPVFSTWLAQAANLQIRLPIVWQGQQHTLLAATKQWLEANTALKVYWLGADAPPSATMVSQGRNYQLLGTECDVLIINAFSGFAADAVAATSGCVKAGGLWLVLCPEFNIWQQQVNPAHQSLLPYPIDAKQHQGYFIPFWLKQLQQANVIIGHNQQLVQPLQWPILPKITDVSPPFASQDQVKAVQAIQRVLTGHRRRPLVLTADRGRGKSAALGIAAAQLIQHTRQGFIITAPSPQAAAIALQHFQQLTPVSEHNLLRFMAIDELLAQVPTAALVFIDEAAAIPTPILQQLLARYSRLVFATTEHGYEGTGRGFTVRFQQHLTQQCPGWQKLHMQQAIRYQQHDPLEQLIFNSFLLQSTTPQFNAVAEQRYDIKCYSAQDWLKQPEKLQQVFSLLSLAHYQTQVKDLASLLDNPQLSVITLETTDNVLACALLSIEGNITGDLAQQIYYGERRLQGHLLAQSLAFHCAQPELASLALLRVMRIAVQPELQRQQLGSQLLEQIDNYAKQFGMAYVGTSYGVSIDLLKFWQQAGYCPVRLGQTADKASSEYSLLMLKAITTTSEHSQEMALQFRQQLPSLVAEHYPLLPAKLILALAVTKQQQPLTALELEQLWLFSQQKRPYELISHLLLNWFNQHFTSLPEQSALTLAAKLWQQHSWQQISEQYIISGKKEILAGWQRDLVKHTSLFAEHLIGTTK
- the hemF gene encoding oxygen-dependent coproporphyrinogen oxidase codes for the protein MTTSQPHSHLGVVQQFLLQLQDSICQALEQADGSAKFVEDAWQRPGGGGGKSRVLTGGTVFEQAGVNYSHVYGANMPPSATAHRPELAGCSFHACGVSLVIHPNNPYIPTTHANVRFFIAEKPGIAPIWWFGGGFDLTPFYPFEQDVVHWHQVAKSAVDPFGANFYPDYKKWCDEYFYLKHRDETRGVGGLFFDDLNQLGFEQSFGLMQSVGEAFLPAYLPIVSKRKDIAYGENERQFQLYRRGRYVEFNLVYDRGTLFGLQSGGRTESILMSLPPLVRWEYAYTPEPESAEALLYQRYLQPQDWLKLNN
- the uvrD gene encoding DNA helicase II — encoded protein: MDVSFLLDGLNDKQRDAVAAPPQHMLVLAGAGSGKTRVLVHRLAWLMQVERVAPFSLLAVTFTNKASKEMRGRIEQTIGVSLNNLWMGTFHGLSHRMLRAHYQEAGLPQSFQIIDTDDQYRLVRRLLKALNLDEKHWPAKQVQWFINGRKDEGQRPNMIDAAGDFSLQQMLKIYTAYQEMCDRSGLVDFAEILLRSFELLQNNAEVRQHYQQRFRHILVDEFQDTNAIQYKWLKLLAGTNAKVMIVGDDDQSIYGWRGAQVENIQTFLTDYSDVETIRLEQNYRSTATILKAANAVIAYNSGRLGKDLWTDGAEGEAISLYTAFNELDESRFIVSRVRDWLKKGGTLSDSAILYRNNAQSRVLEEALIQEGLNYRIYGGLRFYERQEIKDALAYLRLMNNRLDDAALERVVNTPARGIGETTLNKVRIHARTEQITMWQSLQQLISENQLSGRAANAISSFMQLIEQLADLTAELPLHEQADHAIKKSGLYAMYQAEKGEKAETRIENLNELITACQNFDVANDVEMTPLAAFLSQAALEAGEYQAEENSDAVQLMTLHSAKGLEFPQVFICGLEEGMFPSMQSSEDATRLEEERRLCYVGMTRAMQKLYLCHAESRRLYGQEQHNRPSRFLREIPAEYIEEIRLSTQVSKPTPFNRFSNQASHVAFENTGFNLGQRVLHAKFGEGTVLNYEGTGAQSRIQVNFDQLGSKWLVTAYARLEAVG
- the aroE gene encoding shikimate dehydrogenase, whose product is MDRYAVFGNPIGHSKSPFIHTQFAQALGEQLQYEAILAPVDNFADSWREFVAAGGKGANITVPFKQQAYQLAEQLSDQAKQAQAVNTLYIDKYGKLCGDNTDGIGLVMDLRRLQQKLAASTVLILGAGGATRGVIAPLLQAGVANIVIANRTLSKAQAIADMINQTVNKEVKQQVQAADLAQIPDLAYNIVINATSSGLMGERPLIAEKHLQHCLLAYDMLYGAEPTTFLRWAKQSGVPLQADGLGMLVAQAAESFYIWRGKRPEVEPVLSMLSEQLAR